The following is a genomic window from Apodemus sylvaticus chromosome 10, mApoSyl1.1, whole genome shotgun sequence.
GGAAGCTAAGGAGCTCAAGAAGCGCCAGAGGATGGGCTGGGGCGAGGATCACGTGGGCTACAGCAACAGCGACGATGCCTTTGGAGACAACAACCTGCTGGGCACCTTCATCTGGAAGCAGGCCTTGGAGAAGAAAGGCATCAGCCACCTGGCCGACCAGGAGCTGAAGGAGCACAGCAAGAGGATCCGGGAGGAGAACCGGCTGGAGCTGCACAAGGTCAAAAGGCTGCGGCTAGAGCGGGAACGCGAGCGAGCCAGGCGGGAGCAGGAGCTGGAGTTGCTGCAGCgggagaaggaggcagagcaCCTTCAGACCTGGGAGGAGCAGGAGCACAGCTTCTGCTTGCAGCAGGCCAAGCTTCGCTCCCAGATCCGAATCCGAGCCGGGCGGCCCAAGCCCATCGACCTGCTGACCAGGTACATCAGTGCAGAGGAGGACTGGGACCTGGACGTGGGGATGCACGAACCCTGCACCTACCTCAATGGCCTCCCGGTGGCAGACTTGGAGGACCTGCTAGAAGACATCCAGGTGTCCATGGACCTGGAGCAGGGCAAGAACGTGGACTTCTGGCGGGACATGGCCACCATCACAGAGGATGAGATCGCCAAGCTCCGCAAGCTGGAGGCCTCTGGCCAGGGCCCAGGCGAGCGCCGCCGGGAGACAGTCCACGCCTCGGTCAGCTCCGACGTGCAGGCGGTGTTCAAGGGAAAGACCTACAGCCAGCTGCGGGCCATCTTCCAGGCCATCGAGCGCAAGGTCCGTGCCGGCGGCCCCGGCCTCGACACGGGCTACTGGGAGAGCCTGCTGCAGCCCTTGTGTGCACGCATGGCCAGGGCCAGGCTCCGTGAGCGCCATCGAGATGTTCTTAGACGGAAGCTGTGCCAGCTGAAGCAGGAGCAGGGCGTGGAGAGCGAGCCCCTGTTCCCAGTCCTCAAGCCAGAGCCCAAGGCCACCCCCAGCCCCGAACCTGAAGAGCGGGCCCCCAGCCCCGGGGCTTCAGTGACCCCAGCACCGGGGGAGGCAGATGGCGAGGCCGTGGCGCTGGAAGAGGAGCTGATCCAGCAGAGTCTGGCCGACTTTGATGCTGGCCGCTACAGCCCGCAGCTGCTCAAGGCGCAGGAGCTGCCGGCGGGCGCGCAGGTGCTGGAGCCGCAGGAGGACCTGCAGCGCCTGCAGCAGTCCCGCCAGCAGCTTCGGGCCCCAGGGGACGCGAGCGAGAACTCAGAGGACACCTTCCTCCAGCGCGCCAGGGAGGGCATGGGGCGGGACGAGGCGCACTTCAGCCTGGAGGTGCCACTGCCTGGCCGCGCCTACCTGTGGTCCGACAAGTTCAGGCCGCGCAAGCCGCGCTTTTTCAACCGCGTGCACACAGGCTTCGAGTGGAACAAGTACAACCAGACGCACTACGACTCGGACAACCCTCCGCCCAAGATCGTGCAGGGCTACAGATTCAACATCTTCTACCCGGACCTCATCGCGAAGCGCGCCACGCCCGAGTACTTCCTGGAGGCCTGCGAGGACAACCCGGACTTTGCCATCCTGCGCTTCCACGCGGGCCCGCCCTACGAGGACATCGCCTTCAAGATCGTCAGCCGCGAGTGGGACTACTCACACCGCCACGGCTTCCGCTGCCAGTTCGCCAACGCAATCTTCCAGCTCTGGTTCCAGTTCAAGCGCTACCGCTACCGCCGGTGACGCCTGTGGGCTGCGGTCCCTGCCACCCACGCCGGGCCCTGCACAGCTCCCGGGTGCCAAggcccagaggaccaggaggcCGCCTTCGGAAGCCCTGGGGATCCGTGGACTGTAGATTGCTGACTGCGCGCAGGCGAGGGCAGGAGAAAAAggaggctagagcctgtgattgggcattGTGAAGGGAAGGTGGGCTGAGAGGTTTAGAGGCaggacagagggagaagaagatggagatggagatggagagaagatggaACCTGTGGGATCTAGGAACCTGTGGGATCTAAAGACGAACCAGAACCAGGATGTCCTGGGAACAATAGGAATTTGGGATTTCGTAGATGATTAAATCATGTAGGGTGGGCTTGCCTCGTCTAGGTGTGCAGCTTGTGTCAATATCAATTAAGTTTTAAGGTctttgtgtgggtgttttgtgggTTGAGGATTTATTGtaataaatctgactgataaattacaagcctctgGAGTTTTCTTTAGACCGgtctggggtgtggggagggattCGACACCGCTACAGCATCACACTAAGGGCAGGGAACGATGTCTGGGAAGGCCAGAGTTACCTCCTTCCCCCAGGTAACCGCTGGAAATCGGGTGGGCCACCACTTGGGGAAAgccatggaggcaggaggaccaccgCGGTCGAGAGTAGGCAGGGATAGCCAGGTTTGGGTTTTAATAATCACACATTACAGAGGACCACCTCTGGGCTTCAGTTTCCAGCTCTGTGAGGGTCACAGCCCTGCTGGCccatccctgcctgcctgcctgtctttcaAGGACTTGGAACTGTTCTTGGGCTGACTGAGGTGGCAGAAATATCTTGTTTCCATGGACTTGCTCAACCACCCCATGTGGTTttgatacattaaataaaaagcttaagctaaaaaaaaaaaaataatacagtcttggggctggacagatggctgttaagaacactgactggtcttccagatgtcctaagttcaattcccagcacccaaaaagtggctcacaaccctctactcgtgtgtctgaagacagtaacagtgtactcacatttaaaaacaaaaatctgttttgaaaaatccagtctcttttaaaatccaatttCTCTTTGAAACTCCAATTCTCATTTTTTGCAAAGTTTAAACACTTGCCTGGCCGGGGTAATGCATGCCAGCAAAGTCTGCACTGGCAAGAAAGAGGCAGTCGGTTCACTacattcaaggtcagccttgccTCCAGACTGAGTTCTAACAGAGCCAgggagtggtggtggtagtatgtgggggtggggtggggtgggggatggggggtgaggAGAGAGGTGGTTAAGTTCCTGAGGAGTGGGCTCCTATAAAATCAAAGCAAGTATATGGTATCTTAAAACcatctagccgggcagtggtggcacacgcctgtaatcccagcacttgggaggcagatgcaggcagatttctgagtttgaggccagcctagtctacagagtgagttccaggacagccagggctactcagagaaaccttgtctcaaaaagacaaagaaaataaataacatttataatgAGAACtgatgctttgtttgtttgtttgtttgtttgtttaaccaagcccactcagtcagtcaacaggttctccagtgcaggagtgaggattgaaaagaaagagacaattagacaaaactgcagtatgacctcagtcaattctgagactgaaggaagagTTTAATAATTCCAAATCCATTTTTATACCGATTTAATTACCTGCAGGAATTAaggtcaatagtagtacaataaggaataagcaagacagtaaacacaaaattgtcaatgcagtaagcaaagtcccacatcttttcagtgacagttgtttccaagggtgtgtaaggatgaccaaaacacctgagcctacttccttgtccgagcccagaatcttgcctgaagcctgcttctgccttaacctacttccttattatgccctaatgtcagattcctgcttgggCCCGTGTCCCTGGTCAGTGTCAGActcctgccaggcagcatggTACCCCAGTAAGGCTCtccacatttgttttttgttttgttttgagacccagcttctctgtgtctccctggctgtcctggaactcactctttagatcaggctacctcaaactcaaagaacagcctgcctctgctccccgaGTTCTTAAAGTCTGTACTACTACTACCCAGCCTGACAAGATTTTAAGACTGTGAAGTCTCCTCTGGAAAGGCAACTGTTCCCCATATCCCCTGCCCCAGACccagcccatccccc
Proteins encoded in this region:
- the LOC127693586 gene encoding LOW QUALITY PROTEIN: cactin-like (The sequence of the model RefSeq protein was modified relative to this genomic sequence to represent the inferred CDS: inserted 1 base in 1 codon; deleted 1 base in 1 codon; substituted 2 bases at 2 genomic stop codons), which produces MSGKARVTSFPQKPQDSRWVQKRQSGSQSSDCTCGQSHRQSSGRRKQQECQLEQEQRNPGXSDSEGDWLQKSRRRSQSSVRTPRWHSKDRSSHSDWGETXGSRAXKGSRRSRSPESSESSWDSPRRSWSFGAAAMAPRQQHSLQERLWLPEEHKLQKELLKALETPEEKRARRLAKKEAKELKKRQRMGWGEDHVGYSNSDDAFGDNNLLGTFIWKQALEKKGISHLADQELKEHSKRIREENRLELHKVKRLRLERERERARREQELELLQREKEAEHLQTWEEQEHSFCLQQAKLRSQIRIRAGRPKPIDLLTRYISAEEDWDLDVGMHEPCTYLNGLPVADLEDLLEDIQVSMDLEQGKNVDFWRDMATITEDEIAKLRKLEASGQGPGERRRETVHASVSSDVQAVFKGKTYSQLRAIFQAIERKVRAGGPGLDTGYWESLLQPLCARMARARLRERHRDVLRRKLCQLKQEQGVESEPLFPVLKPEPKATPSPEPEERAPSPGASVTPAPGEADGEAVALEEELIQQSLADFDAGRYSPQLLKAQELPAGAQVLEPQEDLQRLQQSRQQLRAPGDASENSEDTFLQRAREGMGRDEAHFSLEVPLPGRAYLWSDKFRPRKPRFFNRVHTGFEWNKYNQTHYDSDNPPPKIVQGYRFNIFYPDLIAKRATPEYFLEACEDNPDFAILRFHAGPPYEDIAFKIVSREWDYSHRHGFRCQFANAIFQLWFQFKRYRYRR